The Fibrobacter sp. UWB2 genomic interval CAAGGAAACCTTGTTGTCAGCGTTGAGAGCGTCCCAGTAAGCCTTGAGCGTTTCTTCAGCAGTGGCGAAAATCGGCATGAGCTTCGGGAAACCGTTGAAAGACGGAATCGGCTTGCCATCCGTTTCGTACGTGCTGATGAAGTGGCCAAGACCGTTCAAAGCCTTTTCGAATTCAAACGTCATGCGTTCGCAGCCAGCGTCTTCGCTATTGTTGCGGCTCTTGAGGATGGAGAGCTTGTAGATAGCCGGTTCAGCATTCTTGTAATGAATACCGGAAATACGCGGCGTGAAGTTCGGAGCATCGTCTTCGTACTGGCGAGTGCGGAGAGCGCTTTCGAACGTGCCACCGAGCTTGATAGCGTTGTAAATCGTGTCCGTCTGGTCACCGTTCGTGATAATCTGGACGTCCTTCGTGTGGCGAGCCGGATAGTAAATGATGAGGTGCGGGTCCGTGAGCTTGGATTCATCAAAAGCCTTGGTCTTCATAAAACCAGTGTCGGCTTCGATTTCAAACACGCGGTTGCGGCTGTTCACGCTACGGCCCATGATCCAGTAAACCTGCACGTAGGACTTGCCATCGGCGCTTGTGCCAAGCACAATGCCACGGCCCGGATACGGGTTCTTGGAGAGGTCGTTGAAATTCTGTTTTGCTTCTTCTGTGTAGTTCATATTGATTTCGGCGTGCCAGCGGCACTTTGTTGTAGGTTTAAACTTATCTCTTCGGGTTGTAATTGTTCATCAGGACCATTGCTAAGGCAACGCAGAACATCACTACGCTACCGACAACCACTTGCTGTTTGTGGTCGTACTCGCGCTTGACGTAAGTCGGATTTTCTTCGTTGAGTTCCTGGAGCGTCGGGCCTTTGGCGAGAGTCGAGGAATCTACGCCAAAAACCTTTTCCTTTTGTTCCTCGGTCATGTTCAACGTGCTGACGTAAGAGCTGTCCGAGCGATCCATCTTTGCAATGGCAGAGGACGGGAAAGAAAGAAAGAGTGCAAACAAAACCACGAGCAACAAACTGCCCTGGATTGCCATGCCCCTACGGGGCTCGTAATGACGATTTTTCGATTTCGAAAAAAACACTCTTTCGTCTCTCGTCTTATTACCCTTCCTTAGCGAGCTTGTCGAGAATCTGGTTCACGAGACCCGGGTTAGCTTTGCCACCGGACTTGCGCATCGTCATACCCACGAGGAAGCCCTTGAGAGCAACCTTACCAGCCTTGAATTCAGCGAACTGAGCGGCGTTAGCGGCGCAAACTTCGCGAACCACAGCTTCGATAGCGGCGGTGTCTGTCACCTGCACGAGGCCCTTTTCCTTAACGATTGCTTCAGGATCCTTGCCCGTTTCGAACATTTCGGCAAACACGGTCTTTGCAATCTTACCATTGATGGTGTTGTCTGCAATGAGGTTCACGAGTGTGCAAAGCTGTTCCGGCTTAATCTTGAGAGCGGAGAGACCGCCTTCCACGTCCTTGAGCTTGGCTAAGAGTTCCGTGATGACCCAGTTGGCGAGCACCTTGCCGTTCTTGCAGTTCTTGGCGGCGGCATCGTACCATTCGCTCACATCGCGGTCTTCGGTCAGCACCTGGGCGTCGTATTCAGAAACGCCGAAAGCGTTCATGAAGCGTTCGCGGCGTGCATCCGGCAGTTCCGGAAGGGTGCGGCGGATTTCTTCGACAAATGCAGGGTCGGTTACGAGGCGGACCATATCCGGTTCCGGGAAGTACTTGTAGTCGTGAGCGTCTTCCTTAGAGCGGATCACAATCGTCTTGTCCGCGTTGGGATCATAACGCTTGGTGCACTGTTCGACTTCCTTGCCTGCATCGAGCGTCGATGCCTGGAGGTTCATTTCGCAGTAGAGAGCCTTTTCGAGGTTCGTGAAGCTGTTCAAGTTCTTGATTTCGGCGCGGATACCGAACGGAGCGTCTTCGCTTGCGCGGAGGGAAATGTTACCATCGCAGCGCATGTTGCCGTTTTCCATGTTGGCGTTAGAAACGCGCGTGTATTCGAGCGTCTGCTTGATTTTCTTTAAGACAAGCACGGCTTCTTCCGGGCTACGGATGTCCGGTTCGGTCACGATTTCGCAAAGCGGAGTGCCGCAGCGGTTAGCGTCAAAATGGCTTTGGGACGGGCTCATGTCATGGATGAGCTTACCGGCGTCTTCTTCCATGTGAATACGGGTAATGCCCACGCGCTTTTTAGTGCCGTCAGCCTTCACAATTTCGAGCCAGCCGTTCTTGCAAATCGGATGGTCATACACCGGAAGTCCACCCGTCTGCGTGATCTGGTAACCCTTCGGAAGGTCCGGGTAGAAGTAGTTCTTACGAGTCCACATGGCGTTCAAATCAATTTCGCAGTTGAGAGCGAGACCCAAGCGAATAGCGTATTCCACAGCCTTCTTGTTCGGCACCGGCATTGCACCCGGCATACCGAGGCAAACAGGGCAAACGTGCTTGTTCGGGCTTGTGTTCACTTCAATTTCGCAGCCACAGAACATCTTTGTCTTAGTGGCGAGCTGGCAATGGATTTCGAGACCAATAACAGGACAGTAATTAGACATGTTAAACTCCAATAAATTTTACGCGGAAAAGATAGTATTTTAGAACTTAAAACTTAGAGCTTAGAACTTAGATATGCTTGTAAAACGCTCTAACCTCAAAGCGAAGCGTGCTCAAAGCACCAAAGGGGCGAGCCCATCCCCCAATAGCCTAAAGTTCGTCGAGCGTTACCACGAGCGCATCGGTATCATCGCGGAAGTTCGTGCATTCCGTGAGGATGCAGTCGGCACCGTTCACAAACGCAGTCGCCAAACGCAACGATTCTGCTTCGGTCAGCTTGTGATTCGTGCGGGCTGCAGCCGCGAAAAGTTCTGCCGCCTTGAGCGACACATCGGCATTGACTTCGCAAAGGCGCACATTCGAGGACTTCTCAAAGAATTCGCGGTACTGCCTAGCAAGCACGCCATCGTTTGCGCCATACGCCTTCTTGCAAATTTCGAACAAAGTTACAGAAGAAACCAAGACCTGCACGTTATTCTCGTACACGCCATCGAGCACACCCGATACAATCGGGTAATAATCCGGGTGCATTTGCAAAAGCCTTACAAGCGGCCCCGAATCCAAAAACAATATACGACTCTGTTCAATCGACTTAATCATCTTCTTTGACCGGTTCGTAGATTTCCATGTAAGCGGCATCATGGCGCTGTCCAGAGCGCATCATCTTGAAGCGCCCAGCACGCGGATAGAAATACCAGTTCATCCATTCGCCACTCATGTCCGTGCGCTTGGTCTTGATGGCAATCGGCTTTTCACCATTGTAGAAATCTCGTTTGTGCGGAATCACGCGTTCCATCGCACGGTAGGTATGCACCGTACTGCCCGCCTTGCGTTCAATCGTCCCGTGACCATCCTTACTCCAAGTGATGTGCACAATTCCATGTTCATCTTTTAGCGGCTCGCAAGTGTCAAAGCCGCTAGCGCACCACAGGTATTTCGGATAAGAGAAGCTATAAGAATCTAAATTAAACGTTTCTACAATGCGGTTATTGCCCTTGAATGTCGGGTAGTTACCGGCAAGCGTGTATCCGCCAACATTGTAGTCTTCGCAACCGCGCTGGGCTACGCGAACAACTCGGTTAAACACGTCCACGCCTACAGCGCAGCCATCTTCTTTGTAGACAAAGCGAGCATGACCATTGACATTTTTCTTTTCGAGATTGCCCATTTCGATTTCGGCAACGTTATCGTCCTTGCCATTCTGCACGATAATGTTAAAACGGTTGGCATTGCTCGGCGAGCTCTTGAGCACCACGCGCCCCGTTTCAGAGACGTATTCCCCACTCAAGTCTGCGTATTCCTGCA includes:
- a CDS encoding IMP cyclohydrolase, with the translated sequence MNYTEEAKQNFNDLSKNPYPGRGIVLGTSADGKSYVQVYWIMGRSVNSRNRVFEIEADTGFMKTKAFDESKLTDPHLIIYYPARHTKDVQIITNGDQTDTIYNAIKLGGTFESALRTRQYEDDAPNFTPRISGIHYKNAEPAIYKLSILKSRNNSEDAGCERMTFEFEKALNGLGHFISTYETDGKPIPSFNGFPKLMPIFATAEETLKAYWDALNADNKVSLMVKWIDRETFEAKTIIVNKNV
- the gatB gene encoding Asp-tRNA(Asn)/Glu-tRNA(Gln) amidotransferase subunit GatB — translated: MSNYCPVIGLEIHCQLATKTKMFCGCEIEVNTSPNKHVCPVCLGMPGAMPVPNKKAVEYAIRLGLALNCEIDLNAMWTRKNYFYPDLPKGYQITQTGGLPVYDHPICKNGWLEIVKADGTKKRVGITRIHMEEDAGKLIHDMSPSQSHFDANRCGTPLCEIVTEPDIRSPEEAVLVLKKIKQTLEYTRVSNANMENGNMRCDGNISLRASEDAPFGIRAEIKNLNSFTNLEKALYCEMNLQASTLDAGKEVEQCTKRYDPNADKTIVIRSKEDAHDYKYFPEPDMVRLVTDPAFVEEIRRTLPELPDARRERFMNAFGVSEYDAQVLTEDRDVSEWYDAAAKNCKNGKVLANWVITELLAKLKDVEGGLSALKIKPEQLCTLVNLIADNTINGKIAKTVFAEMFETGKDPEAIVKEKGLVQVTDTAAIEAVVREVCAANAAQFAEFKAGKVALKGFLVGMTMRKSGGKANPGLVNQILDKLAKEG